Proteins encoded in a region of the Planococcus citri chromosome 1, ihPlaCitr1.1, whole genome shotgun sequence genome:
- the LOC135847102 gene encoding homeobox protein 2-like has protein sequence MGNNQNFQNTNPNGGWNSQKNAKNSNSDRNRNSTQGPTPTGNWTNQPMITNSPHNAPEHPKKSYPAVTNKNVNEGQLQMAYQKLQKALGNNFKGNQKINFYPNSNKTSNSNGVKQNTHTNTNSNNSGGNNNSNDNAKPQNSDNRGEKPHEARKPSTFQPKVSSQIPLPVHFFVINEDGTVGEGTPDNADFCAEIEEIDLSQDSNESQDQGNDDNSEN, from the coding sequence ATGGGTAACAACCAAAACTTCCAGAATACCAACCCTAACGGGGGTTGGAATTCTCAGAAGAATGCGAAGAATTCTAATTCTGACAGGAATAGGAATTCAACGCAAGGTCCTACTCCAACAGGGAACTGGACGAACCAACCCATGATCACCAACTCACCACATAATGCGCCGGAACATCCGAAGAAATCGTATCCAGCTGTtacgaacaaaaatgtaaacgaagGACAACTACAAATGGCATACCAAAAGCTACAAAAGGCTTTAGGTAACAATTTCAAAGggaatcagaaaattaatttctatcccAACTCGAACAAAACTAGTAATAGTAATGGCGTTAAACAGAACACTCATACTAATACTAATTCGAACAATTCTGGTGGTAATAACAACAGTAATGATAATGCTAAACCCCAGAACAGCGACAATCGTGGTGAAAAACCGCATGAAGCCAGAAAACCCTCGACTTTCCAACCGAAAGTGTCTAGTCAGATACCTTTACCAGTACATTTCTTCGTAATAAACGAGGATGGTACGGTAGGAGAAGGTACTCCGGACAATGCCGATTTCTGTGCAGAAATCGAAGAAATCGACCTGAGTCAAGATTCCAACGAGAGTCAAGACCAAGGAAACGATGACAATTCGGAAAACTAA